TTGCTGATGGAACTTCAGATTATTCCGAAGGAAAAGCAATGTCAGAAAATGAATGTAAAGCTGCTTTAGAAGCTGGTGAGAAAGTAATTCAGAAATTACATAACCAAGGAACAAATATTGTTGGTTTTGGTGAAATGGGAATTGGAAATACTTCGGCGGCATCTTTATTAATGAGTTATTTTACTAATACACCAATTGAAAAGTGTGTTGGAAAAGGGACTGGTTTAGATGATAATGGTGTGAATACCAAAGGTGAAATTTTAAGAACTGTATTTGATTTACATAAAAACGATATTCAAAATCCGATTGATGTTTTAACTAGTTTTGGTGGTTTTGAAATCGTTATGTTATGTGGCGCAATGTTAGAAGCAGCTCGTTTACAAATGACAATTTTAGTTGACGGATTTATTGTTACTTCTGCCCTACTTGCTGCTCATGCTATAGATAAAAATGTTTTAGATTATTGTATTTTTTCTCATACGTCAGGTGAACAAGGTCATGAAAAAATGTTGTCTTATTTAAACGTAAAACCAATTCTTAATTTGGGAATGCGACTAGGTGAAGGTTCTGGTGTAGCAGTTGCCTATCCTATAATTAAATCGGCTGTAAACTTTTTAAATGAAATGGCAACATTCGAAAGTGCTAATGTTTCTGAAGCTGAGTAAAAACGTCATTTCATGAAAAAACAAATCCATTATTTTTTAACTGCTGTATTATTCTTTACAAGAATTCCGTGTCCGAAATGGGTAGATCATTCTTCTGAAGCTTTAAATAAAAGTAGTCGTTATTTTTCATTGGTTGGAATTCTAGTTGGTAGTATTGCTGCCGCTGTTTATTACGCAAGTTCTTTTATTTTCTCTTCTGAAATTTCTTTGGTTTTAAGTATGGTAAGTTCTATTTGGACTACAGGTGCTTTTCATGAAGATGGTTTTGCTGATACTTGTGATGGATTTGGTGGCGGATGGACTAAAGAAAAGATTCTTACCATAATGAAAGATTCTCGCTTAGGAACTTTCGGAGTTATTGGTTTACTCAGTATTTTAAGTTTAAAATTCTTGAGTTTAAAGGAACTTTCAGGTCAAGTTAATATTCCGTTAGTTTTAATTTCTGGTCATGCAGTCAGTCGTTTTATAGCAACTATTTTATTGTATACTCACGAATATGTGAGAGATTTTGATAGCTCTAAAGTAAAACCAACTACAAAACAAATGAGTATAATATCACTAGTTATCTCAGCTATTTTTGGTGTACTACCATTATTCTTTTTTCAAAAACCAATTGTATTTATTAGCATTTTTCCTTTGTTAGTTGCTTATTTATATATGGGGAATTTCTTTAAAAAATGGATTGGTGGTCAAACTGGTGATTGCGCTGGTGCTTTACAGCAAGTTGCTGAAGTTGTTTTTTATATTTCTTTAATTGCCATATGGAAATTATTATAGTACGACATACGACTCCAAACATAGAAAAAGGAATTTGTTACGGACAAGCAGACATTGATGTTACTTCAACTTTTTCTGAAGAATTACAACCTATTTTGAAAGAATTAAAATCAATTGATTTTGATCATATATATGCTAGTCCGTTACAGCGTTGTAAAAAACTAGCTGAAAAAATTAGTACAAATATTACTTTCGATAATCGATTGAAAGAATTAGATTTTGGTGATTGGGAATTGAAAAAATGGGATGATATTCCAGCTGAAGAAATTAATCCTTGGATGGAAAATTTTGTTGAAGTTCCTGTAACTAATGGAGAATCATACATCGACTTGAATAATCGTGTTGTGAATTTCTTACAAGAAATAGAAAAATCAAACACTAAAAATATTGTTATTGTAACTCATGCTGGAGTTATGCGTTGTATTTGGGCACATTACAATACTATTCCGTTAGATAAAACTTTTGAATTGAAATTGACTTATGGTCAAATCTTAAAAATATCAACCGATAAACTCAATGATTAAAAAAGCTGTCTTCATATCGTTATTTTTTATCTCAATCGGAAGTATTCTATCTCAAGTCTCTAGTCAAGTATCTGAGTTATCAAAAAAGTTAGAAGCTATTCATTATGCAGAAAGTAGTCATGTTGGTGTTTCTGGAAAACCTAGTATAATCTATTCTGATTATAGAAAAATTGATTCAATAGCAACAAATGAAGAGCTATTTCATTTTGCAAAAAATGGAAGTAATTCTCTAAGGTTTTACTCTTTAAGATCACTTGTTAATCGAAAAGACATTGATAAAGTTATTTGGTTATATGAGTTCTACTCATCGTATCCTATGAAAGTTTCTTATCAAAGTGGTTGTGAAGTTCAAGCTGTTAGTTTAAAAGAAGTAATCAAAAGACAATTTCAATTAATTCAGAAAATAATTGAAGAGAATCGAGTGGATGTTATTGATAAACAAATTGCATACTACAAGAAAGAATTATTGAATAAGAAAATAACAAAGAACAAAAAGATAACTTTAACCTATGAAGGATTCATTAAAGATTTATACAAAGAAAAAGAGAGTTTAAAAGTATTATCTAAATGGAATTTAAAAGAGTTATCTCTAATTTTAAATAAACTAGAAAGTATTGATAAACTAGAAAGGTAAAATCATTAACATTAAGTGCAACAACGTTTATAATTAATTGTGACTGAATTTTATCTAAAAAAAACACTTTCAATTACTTTTAAAAAATATCAACCGATAATGACAACTAAATTATCTTACATCTATACAATTTTAAGTCTTTTTCTTTTTATTCAATGTAAACAAGAAAAAGCAAAAGAAAACATTCAAAGTCAGAATACTTCGACAATTAAATATGCCAAAGGATTTGATATTATCGAAGAAAATGGAAATAAATATCTACTTATAAAAAAAGTTTTTCAGAACGAAATAAGCTCTTTTAAATACTTACTTTCAGAAAAAAATGACTTTAAAAATAACGAGATCAAAGTTCCAGTAAATCGATTAGTTGTTACAAGTACTACTCATATTCCAATGATTGAATTGTTAGGTGCAGAGGATCGAATTATTGGTTTTCCGAATACTAAATATATTTCTTCAGAAAAGACAAGAAAACGTATCGAAGACGGATTAGTTACTGAACTTGGCTCAGAACAAAGCATGAATACAGAAATCTTAATTGATTTGGTTCCAGATTTAGTTGTTGGTTTTTCATTACACCCTAATAATAAACTGTATAACAATATTAAGAAGTTAGGGTTTCCTGTTGTTTTTAATGGTGAGTGGTTAGAAGAAACTCCTTTAGGAAGAGCTGAATGGATTAAATTTTTCGGTGTTTTGTTAGGTAAAGAAAAAGAAGCTCAAACAGTTTTCGAAACTATTGAAAAGGATTATTTAGCGGTTAAAAAAATAACTCAAAGTATAGATAAATCACCAAAAATTATGTCTGGTAGTTTTTTTAAAGATATTTGGTATGCTCCAGCTGGTGAAAGTTTTAAAGCTAAATTTTTAGCAGATGCTAATTTAGATTATCTGTGGAAAGAAACTTCAGGAACTGGAAGTTTACAACTAAGCTTTGAAAGTGTTTTAGAAAAAACTCAAGAAGCAGAATATTGGATTGGGTGTGGGATACATGAAACAAAATCACAATTGTTAAGTACAAATAAGAATTTTAATGAATTTACTCCTTT
This genomic stretch from Tenacibaculum jejuense harbors:
- the cobC gene encoding alpha-ribazole phosphatase: MEIIIVRHTTPNIEKGICYGQADIDVTSTFSEELQPILKELKSIDFDHIYASPLQRCKKLAEKISTNITFDNRLKELDFGDWELKKWDDIPAEEINPWMENFVEVPVTNGESYIDLNNRVVNFLQEIEKSNTKNIVIVTHAGVMRCIWAHYNTIPLDKTFELKLTYGQILKISTDKLND
- a CDS encoding ABC transporter substrate-binding protein; amino-acid sequence: MTTKLSYIYTILSLFLFIQCKQEKAKENIQSQNTSTIKYAKGFDIIEENGNKYLLIKKVFQNEISSFKYLLSEKNDFKNNEIKVPVNRLVVTSTTHIPMIELLGAEDRIIGFPNTKYISSEKTRKRIEDGLVTELGSEQSMNTEILIDLVPDLVVGFSLHPNNKLYNNIKKLGFPVVFNGEWLEETPLGRAEWIKFFGVLLGKEKEAQTVFETIEKDYLAVKKITQSIDKSPKIMSGSFFKDIWYAPAGESFKAKFLADANLDYLWKETSGTGSLQLSFESVLEKTQEAEYWIGCGIHETKSQLLSTNKNFNEFTPLKTNKTYTIGAVKGKSGGIKYFEFAPIRPDLILKDLIKITNPELLPDYELSFYRLIE
- a CDS encoding adenosylcobinamide-GDP ribazoletransferase, which codes for MKKQIHYFLTAVLFFTRIPCPKWVDHSSEALNKSSRYFSLVGILVGSIAAAVYYASSFIFSSEISLVLSMVSSIWTTGAFHEDGFADTCDGFGGGWTKEKILTIMKDSRLGTFGVIGLLSILSLKFLSLKELSGQVNIPLVLISGHAVSRFIATILLYTHEYVRDFDSSKVKPTTKQMSIISLVISAIFGVLPLFFFQKPIVFISIFPLLVAYLYMGNFFKKWIGGQTGDCAGALQQVAEVVFYISLIAIWKLL
- the cobT gene encoding nicotinate-nucleotide--dimethylbenzimidazole phosphoribosyltransferase; amino-acid sequence: MITPISTTLTDDIQKKIDFKTKPIGSLGVLEKIALQISQIQNTLTPELNNPAVVVFAGDHGIVKNKPVSPYPQEVTQQMVLNFTQGGAAINVFCKQNSIDLYIVDAGVNGTFEYNEKLLNHKIADGTSDYSEGKAMSENECKAALEAGEKVIQKLHNQGTNIVGFGEMGIGNTSAASLLMSYFTNTPIEKCVGKGTGLDDNGVNTKGEILRTVFDLHKNDIQNPIDVLTSFGGFEIVMLCGAMLEAARLQMTILVDGFIVTSALLAAHAIDKNVLDYCIFSHTSGEQGHEKMLSYLNVKPILNLGMRLGEGSGVAVAYPIIKSAVNFLNEMATFESANVSEAE